One part of the Vicia villosa cultivar HV-30 ecotype Madison, WI linkage group LG6, Vvil1.0, whole genome shotgun sequence genome encodes these proteins:
- the LOC131608953 gene encoding protein trichome birefringence-like 19, whose translation MKFQAMELLFGKNTPKQMIPKVTLLAIFAILVFTITPLSFPLFRYSSTTKTVKHIKHQPSSAFDDLNESSSLPSTSVKKCDIFNGEWVPNPNAPYYTNKTCWAIHEHQNCMKYGRPDSEFLKWKWRPFGCELPVFNPFQFLEIVRGKSMAFVGDSVGRNQMQSMICLLSRVEWPIVVSHRQNDYFMVWRYPTYNFTLSSFWTPHLVKSKESDKKGPTSTGLFNLYIDEPDESWITEIEDFDYVILNGGHWFTRSMVYHENQKIVGCHYCLLENVPDLTMYHGYRRAFRTAFKAINNLKNFKGITFLRTFSPSHFENGIWNQGGNCVRRKPFRSNETELEGVSLEFYMIQLEEFKVAEKEGRRRGKKFRLYDVTQATLLRPDGHPSRFGHWPNENVTLYNDCVHWCLPGPIDTWSDFLLDMLKMEGVRSAEERRLHSNSN comes from the exons ATGAAGTTCCAAGCAATGGAACTCCTCTTTGGCAAAAACACCCCAAAACAAATGATCCCAAAGGTAACCCTCCTAGCCATCTTCGCCATCCTCGTCTTCACCATCACACCACTCTCCTTCCCTCTCTTCCGCTACTCCTCCACCACGAAAACCGTCAAACATATCAAACACCAACCCTCCTCCGCCTTCGACGACTTAAACGAATCCTCAAGCCTACCTTCAACCTCCGTCAAAAAATGCGACATCTTCAACGGCGAATGGGTGCCGAACCCGAACGCGCCGTATTACACGAATAAGACGTGCTGGGCTATTCATGAGCATCAGAATTGTATGAAGTATGGGCGGCCGGATAGTGAGTTTTTGAAGTGGAAGTGGCGGCCGTTTGGGTGTGAGCTGCCGGTGTTTAATCCGTTTCAGTTTTTGGAGATTGTGAGAGGGAAGTCTATGGCCTTTGTTGGAGATTCTGTTGGCAGGAATCAGATGCAGTCCATGATTTGTCTTCTGTCCAGG GTGGAATGGCCCATAGTTGTATCACATAGACAAAACGATTATTTCATGGTATGGAGGTACCCAACCTACAATTTCACACTATCCTCATTTTGGACACCCCATTTagtaaaatccaaagaatcagaTAAAAAGGGTCCAACTTCAACTGGGCTCTTCAATCTCTACATTGACGAGCCAGATGAAAGTTGGATAACCGAAATAGAAGATTTCGACTATGTCATCCTAAACGGAGGACATTGGTTCACTCGATCAATGGTTTACCACGAAAATCAAAAAATCGTCGGATGTCACTATTGCCTCCTAGAAAACGTCCCCGATTTAACAATGTACCACGGTTATAGACGAGCTTTTAGAACCGCTTTCAAAGCTATAAACAATTTGAAGAACTTCAAAGGCATAACATTTCTTAGGACATTCTCACCCTCACATTTTGAGAATGGGATATGGAACCAAGGTGGAAATTGTGTTAGGAGAAAACCATTTAGGAGCAATGAGACAGAGTTAGAAGGTGTTAGTTTGGAGTTTTATATGATTCAATTAGAGGAGTTTAAGGTTGCGGAAAAGGAAGGGAGAAGGAGAGGGAAGAAATTTAGGTTGTATGATGTGACACAAGCTACATTGTTGAGACCAGATGGTCATCCTAGTAGATTTGGACATTGGCCTAATGAAAATGTTACGTTGTATAACGATTGTGTTCATTGGTGTTTGCCGGGTCCGATTGATACCTGGAGTGATTTTTTGTTGGATATGTTGAAGATGGAAGGTGTGAGATCGGCCGAAGAAAGAAGACTTCATTCGAATTCTAATTAA